From a single Solanum dulcamara chromosome 4, daSolDulc1.2, whole genome shotgun sequence genomic region:
- the LOC129884147 gene encoding uncharacterized protein LOC129884147, which yields MAPLHQCDCRESRPYLEHLRSQRLLQFLMGLNESYNQIRSSILARSPIIIVNEAYAIVSQEESQRALDVVDDKKDAVTLLAGKSESYRPPFKKELDTSSTPQRFDLFCEYCGYRNHKKDNCYRLVGYPPSFQSKKRDNNNDGAGTSRSNRGVQNDGSNLFGNNQNHNAGYRPHGGFQQNSGGYRPPRPATRGDSSGTKPQANTSHTAEPSSSKGYFFSDQQYDQMLDMLGKKDTPEYSSNLAALSNGKAMGIGR from the exons ATGGCACCTTTACATCAGTGTGACTGTAGGGAGTCACGGCCTTACTTGGAACATTTAAGATCTCAACGTTTGTTACAGTTTCTCATGGGCttgaatgaaagttataatcAAATTCGAAGTAGCATTCTAGCTAGGAGTCCAATTATTATAGTTAATGAAGCGTATGCCATAGTGTCACAAGAAGAGAGCCAAAGGGCCTTAGATGTTGTTGATGACAAGAAGGATGCAGTAACACTGCTAGCTGGGAAATCAGAGTCTTATAGGCCACCTTTTAAGAAGGAATTGGACACTTCAAGCACTCCTCAGAGATTTGATCTGTTTTGTGAATATTGTGGATATAGAAACCACAAAAAGGACAATTGTTATCGATTGGTTGGTTATCCTCCTAGTTTTCAGAGTAAAAAGAGGGACAATAACAATGATGGAGCGGGAACTTCTAGATCTAATAGAGGTGTTCAAAATGATGGCTCCAACTTATTTGGGAACAATCAAAATCATAATGCTGGATATAGACCTCACGGTGGATTTCAACAAAACTCAGGTGGATATAGACCTCCTAGACCTGCTACTAGAGGAGATTCATCAGGGACCAAACCTCAAGCTAATACATCTCACACAGCAGAGCCATCATCATCTAAGGGCTATTTCTTCAGTGACCAACAATATGATCAAATGCTGGATATGCTTGGGAAGAAAGACACACCTGAATACTCTTCTAATCTAGCAG CACTCTCCAATGGCAAGGCCATGGGGATTGGTAGGTAA
- the LOC129884925 gene encoding endo-1,3;1,4-beta-D-glucanase-like isoform X1, which produces MSGAQCMKNPPTLNSASGIGTLQDIGGLSSYVTGSVHSKLAILLISDVFGYEAPLLRKLADKVAAAGYLVVVPDFFYGEPLDREKHDIQTWLKDHGTDKGCEDAKAVIESLKSKGVSAIGAAGFCWGGMVVSKLANYETTIGAAVILHPGPITVDDINEVKVPTAILAAEHDHIFPPDQAKLVGDALSAKPEVIESFVKIFPGVEHGWTVRYNVEDESAVKAAEEAHSDMLNWFTKFIK; this is translated from the exons ATGTCAGGAGCACAATGTATGAAGAATCCACCAACCCTCAACTCAGCTTCCGGAATTGGGACTTTACAAGATATTGGAGGGCTTAGCAGCTATGTTACTGGATCTGTTCATTCCAAACTTGCCATTCTTCTCATTTCTGACGTATTTG GATATGAAGCTCCACTTTTGAG GAAGCTAGCAGATAAAGTTGCAGCTGCAGGATACTTGGTAGTTGTTCCTGATTTCTTCTATGGTGAACCTTTGGATCGCGAGAAACATGACATACAGACATGGTTGAAAGATCATGGCACG GACAAAGGATGTGAAGACGCTAAAGCAGTGATTGAATCTTTGAAGAGTAAAGGAGTTTCCGCGATAGGAGCAGCAGGCTTTTGCTGGGGAG GAATGGTAGTTTCAAAATTGGCAAACTATGAGACTACTATTGGGGCTGCAGTTATCTTGCATCCTGGTCCTATTACAGTTGATGACATAAATG AGGTAAAAGTTCCAACTGCAATATTAGCAGCTGAACACGACCATATTTTCCCGCCTGACCAAGCAAAGCTAGTAGGCGATGCTTTATCCGCAAAACCTGAGGTA ATTGAAAGTTTTGTGAAGATATTCCCAGGGGTAGAACATGGATGGACAGTTCGATACAACGTTGAGGATGAATCGGCTGTCAAAGCTGCAGAAGAGGCTCACTCAGATATGTTAAACTGGTTTACTAAGTTCATCAAGTGA
- the LOC129884925 gene encoding endo-1,3;1,4-beta-D-glucanase-like isoform X3, translating into MSGAQCMKNPPTLNSASGIGTLQDIGGLSSYVTGSVHSKLAILLISDVFGYEAPLLRKLADKVAAAGYLVVVPDFFYGEPLDREKHDIQTWLKDHGTSKGVSAIGAAGFCWGGMVVSKLANYETTIGAAVILHPGPITVDDINEVKVPTAILAAEHDHIFPPDQAKLVGDALSAKPEVIESFVKIFPGVEHGWTVRYNVEDESAVKAAEEAHSDMLNWFTKFIK; encoded by the exons ATGTCAGGAGCACAATGTATGAAGAATCCACCAACCCTCAACTCAGCTTCCGGAATTGGGACTTTACAAGATATTGGAGGGCTTAGCAGCTATGTTACTGGATCTGTTCATTCCAAACTTGCCATTCTTCTCATTTCTGACGTATTTG GATATGAAGCTCCACTTTTGAG GAAGCTAGCAGATAAAGTTGCAGCTGCAGGATACTTGGTAGTTGTTCCTGATTTCTTCTATGGTGAACCTTTGGATCGCGAGAAACATGACATACAGACATGGTTGAAAGATCATGGCACG AGTAAAGGAGTTTCCGCGATAGGAGCAGCAGGCTTTTGCTGGGGAG GAATGGTAGTTTCAAAATTGGCAAACTATGAGACTACTATTGGGGCTGCAGTTATCTTGCATCCTGGTCCTATTACAGTTGATGACATAAATG AGGTAAAAGTTCCAACTGCAATATTAGCAGCTGAACACGACCATATTTTCCCGCCTGACCAAGCAAAGCTAGTAGGCGATGCTTTATCCGCAAAACCTGAGGTA ATTGAAAGTTTTGTGAAGATATTCCCAGGGGTAGAACATGGATGGACAGTTCGATACAACGTTGAGGATGAATCGGCTGTCAAAGCTGCAGAAGAGGCTCACTCAGATATGTTAAACTGGTTTACTAAGTTCATCAAGTGA
- the LOC129884925 gene encoding endo-1,3;1,4-beta-D-glucanase-like isoform X2, with product MSGAQCMKNPPTLNSASGIGTLQDIGGLSSYVTGSVHSKLAILLISDVFGYEAPLLRKLADKVAAAGYLVVVPDFFYGEPLDREKHDIQTWLKDHGTDKGCEDAKAVIESLKSKGVSAIGAAGFCWGGMVVSKLANYETTIGAAVILHPGPITVDDINEVKVPTAILAAEHDHIFPPDQAKLVGDALSAKPEIESFVKIFPGVEHGWTVRYNVEDESAVKAAEEAHSDMLNWFTKFIK from the exons ATGTCAGGAGCACAATGTATGAAGAATCCACCAACCCTCAACTCAGCTTCCGGAATTGGGACTTTACAAGATATTGGAGGGCTTAGCAGCTATGTTACTGGATCTGTTCATTCCAAACTTGCCATTCTTCTCATTTCTGACGTATTTG GATATGAAGCTCCACTTTTGAG GAAGCTAGCAGATAAAGTTGCAGCTGCAGGATACTTGGTAGTTGTTCCTGATTTCTTCTATGGTGAACCTTTGGATCGCGAGAAACATGACATACAGACATGGTTGAAAGATCATGGCACG GACAAAGGATGTGAAGACGCTAAAGCAGTGATTGAATCTTTGAAGAGTAAAGGAGTTTCCGCGATAGGAGCAGCAGGCTTTTGCTGGGGAG GAATGGTAGTTTCAAAATTGGCAAACTATGAGACTACTATTGGGGCTGCAGTTATCTTGCATCCTGGTCCTATTACAGTTGATGACATAAATG AGGTAAAAGTTCCAACTGCAATATTAGCAGCTGAACACGACCATATTTTCCCGCCTGACCAAGCAAAGCTAGTAGGCGATGCTTTATCCGCAAAACCTGAG ATTGAAAGTTTTGTGAAGATATTCCCAGGGGTAGAACATGGATGGACAGTTCGATACAACGTTGAGGATGAATCGGCTGTCAAAGCTGCAGAAGAGGCTCACTCAGATATGTTAAACTGGTTTACTAAGTTCATCAAGTGA
- the LOC129884926 gene encoding endo-1,3;1,4-beta-D-glucanase-like gives MSGPECCENPPNYLSGEGGAGHVQQLGGFNCYISGPADYTQAVILVSDIFGYEAPKLRKLADKVAAAGFYVVVPDFLRGDPHVANDERPLEVWIIDHGPDQGFEDAKPVIEALKSKGVTKIGAAGFCWGAKVVVELAKYAYIQAAVLLHPSFVALDDMHAVKVPISILGAEIDRRSPPELVKQFEMALNAKPEVDAFVKIFPGVSHGWSVRYNDEDEFAVKSAEESHQDMLGWFEKHVK, from the exons atgtccGGTCCGGAGTGTTGTGAAAACCCACCAAATTATCTGAGCGGAGAAGGAGGAGCTGGACATGTCCAACAACTTGGAGGGTTCAACTGCTACATTTCTGGTCCTGCTGACTACACCCAAGCTGTAATCCTTGTTTCTGATATTTTTG GATATGAAGCTCCAAAGTTGAG AAAGCTTGCAGACAAAGTTGCAGCAGCTGGCTTCTATGTAGTTGTCCCTGATTTCCTCCGTGGCGATCCCCATGTAGCTAATGATGAGAGACCTTTAGAAGTATGGATAATTGATCATGGACCG GATCAAGGATTCGAAGATGCAAAACCAGTTATTGAAGCTTTAAAGAGCAAAGGTGTAACTAAAATTGGAGCAGCAGGCTTCTGCTGGGGAG CTAAGGTAGTCGTGGAACTAGCAAAATATGCTTATATCCAAGCTGCAGTGCTATTGCATCCTTCATTTGTTGCTTTAGATGATATGCACG CTGTTAAGGTTCCAATCTCAATATTGGGAGCGGAGATTGACCGAAGATCTCCACCTGAGCTTGTCAAGCAATTTGAGATGGCCTTAAATGCGAAGCCTGAG GTTGATGCATTTGTGAAGATTTTTCCTGGGGTTTCACATGGCTGGTCTGTGAGGTACAATGATGAAGATGAATTTGCTGTAAAATCTGCTGAAGAGTCTCATCAAGATATGTTGGGATGGTTTGAGAAACATGTCAAGTAA